In Streptomyces nodosus, one DNA window encodes the following:
- a CDS encoding substrate-binding and vWA domain-containing protein, whose translation MRLRLGGPAVLAGLAVLLTACTTTAGPREGDEAARPGTLRVLASSELADMTPVLDEVRKSTGITVRPTYTGTLDAVDQLAEGTVDGRYDALWLSSDDYLRLRPEAAKKVVSETPVMSSPVALGVKPATVSALHWKPDDVTWSQVEQAVRDGRLTYGMTDPARSNSGFSTLIAVASALSGAQSALTDADVAKAAPRLKEFFKGQKLTSGSSGWLASAYTRRGDVDALLNYESVLQGIPGLTVIRPRDGVVTADYPLSSLSSTSQDTREDVRRLAEALRAPAVQRLITERTHRRPVVASVSPAAGLDSGRRRELPFPGTRSVADGLLGAYENTLRRPSRTVYVLDTSGSMAGDRLDRLKKALTGLTGDFRAREEVTLMAFGSAVKSVRTHVVDPSDPRQGADAIRADTEALTAGGDTALYTSLEKAYEHLGTDRDAFTSIVLMTDGENTTGAEAGDFDAFYRRLDAHQRDIPVFPILFGDSDRTELEHIAELTGGRLFDAQKGSLDGAFEEIRGYQ comes from the coding sequence ATGAGGCTGCGTCTTGGCGGACCGGCCGTGCTCGCCGGGCTCGCCGTCCTGCTCACGGCGTGCACGACGACCGCCGGGCCCCGGGAGGGGGACGAGGCCGCCCGGCCCGGCACCCTGCGGGTGCTCGCCTCCAGCGAGCTCGCCGACATGACCCCGGTCCTCGACGAGGTCCGCAAGAGCACCGGCATCACGGTCCGTCCCACCTATACGGGCACCCTGGACGCCGTGGACCAGCTCGCCGAGGGCACGGTGGACGGCCGCTACGACGCGCTGTGGCTCTCCTCCGACGACTATCTGCGGCTGCGCCCCGAGGCGGCGAAGAAGGTCGTCTCCGAGACGCCGGTGATGTCCAGTCCGGTCGCCCTCGGCGTCAAGCCCGCGACCGTGAGCGCGCTCCACTGGAAGCCGGACGACGTCACCTGGTCACAGGTCGAGCAGGCGGTGCGGGACGGCAGGCTGACCTACGGCATGACCGACCCGGCCCGCTCCAACTCCGGGTTCTCCACACTGATCGCGGTGGCCTCCGCGCTCTCCGGCGCCCAGTCCGCGCTCACCGACGCGGATGTCGCAAAGGCCGCCCCGAGGCTGAAGGAGTTCTTCAAGGGGCAGAAGCTGACCTCGGGTTCCTCCGGGTGGCTGGCCTCCGCCTACACCCGCCGCGGCGATGTCGACGCCCTGCTCAACTACGAGTCCGTGCTCCAGGGCATCCCGGGGCTCACCGTGATCCGCCCCCGCGACGGCGTGGTCACCGCCGACTACCCGCTCTCCTCCCTCTCCTCGACGAGCCAGGACACCCGCGAGGACGTCCGCCGGCTCGCCGAGGCCCTGCGCGCCCCGGCGGTGCAGCGGCTGATCACCGAACGCACCCATCGCCGTCCGGTGGTCGCGTCCGTCTCCCCGGCCGCGGGACTCGACTCCGGCCGGCGCCGCGAACTCCCCTTCCCGGGCACCCGGTCCGTGGCCGACGGCCTGCTCGGGGCGTACGAGAACACGCTGCGCCGCCCCTCCCGCACCGTCTACGTCCTGGACACCTCCGGCTCGATGGCCGGCGACCGTCTCGATCGGCTCAAGAAGGCTCTCACGGGCCTGACCGGCGACTTCCGCGCCCGGGAGGAGGTCACCCTGATGGCGTTCGGGTCCGCGGTGAAGTCCGTACGGACCCATGTGGTCGATCCGTCCGATCCGCGGCAGGGGGCGGACGCCATCCGCGCGGACACCGAGGCGCTGACCGCCGGCGGCGACACCGCCCTCTACACCTCCCTGGAGAAGGCGTACGAGCACCTCGGGACGGACCGTGACGCCTTCACCTCGATCGTGCTGATGACGGACGGCGAGAACACCACCGGGGCCGAGGCGGGCGACTTCGATGCCTTCTACCGACGGCTGGACGCCCACCAGCGCGACATCCCCGTCTTCCCCATCCTCTTCGGCGACTCCGACCGCACGGAGCTGGAACACATCGCCGAACTGACCGGCGGCCGTCTCTTCGACGCCCAGAAGGGCTCGCTGGACGGCGCCTTCGAGGAGATCCGTGGCTACCAGTAG
- a CDS encoding toxic anion resistance protein: MTDNDTFTLTPPEPVAPVPREKAGGVVPLDDSVRADMARKAADYVTGLAGLDARSPEFAGKVGEITALGASEMRGASAQSNRMLERSVRSLPGKGDDAQSRVGTSLVELRRVVEDLDPRDLPAGRGRRFLSRLPGGNRLRDHLAKYASAQGTLNRIVGSLRGGQDELRRDNAALQTERVRLWETMGRLQEYVVLTEALDTAVERHIADAEAADPAQADTLRADVLFPVRQKHQDLLTQLAVCAQGYLAMDVVRRNNDELIKGVDRAATTTVSALRISVMLASALDNQRKVVDQVNALRGTTEDLIRGNAEMLATQSGEIQRIAADPAVGAETLRSAFQQIYRTLDAIDTYKVQATETMAATVESLSTELQHASAYLERSRSQGALEGGSA; encoded by the coding sequence GTGACCGACAACGACACCTTCACCCTCACCCCGCCGGAGCCCGTCGCCCCGGTGCCGCGCGAGAAGGCGGGCGGGGTGGTACCGCTCGACGACTCCGTACGCGCGGACATGGCCAGGAAGGCCGCCGACTATGTCACGGGGCTCGCCGGTCTGGACGCCCGCTCCCCCGAGTTCGCCGGCAAGGTCGGGGAGATCACCGCGCTGGGCGCGAGCGAGATGCGCGGCGCGTCCGCCCAGTCCAACCGGATGCTGGAGCGCTCGGTCCGGAGCCTGCCCGGCAAGGGCGACGACGCCCAGTCCCGGGTCGGCACCTCGCTCGTCGAACTGAGGCGAGTGGTGGAGGACCTGGATCCCCGCGATCTTCCGGCCGGCCGCGGGCGGCGGTTCCTCTCCCGGCTGCCCGGCGGCAACCGGCTCCGCGACCATCTCGCCAAGTACGCCTCCGCGCAGGGGACGCTCAACAGGATCGTGGGCTCGCTGCGCGGCGGCCAGGACGAGCTGCGCCGCGACAACGCCGCCCTCCAGACCGAACGCGTCCGCCTCTGGGAGACCATGGGCAGGCTCCAGGAGTACGTCGTGCTCACCGAGGCCCTGGACACGGCCGTCGAGCGGCACATCGCGGACGCCGAGGCGGCCGACCCCGCCCAGGCCGACACCCTCCGCGCCGATGTGCTCTTCCCGGTCCGCCAGAAGCACCAGGACCTGCTGACCCAGCTCGCGGTGTGCGCCCAGGGCTATCTCGCCATGGACGTGGTGCGCCGCAACAACGACGAACTGATCAAGGGCGTCGACCGGGCGGCCACCACCACGGTCTCCGCCCTGCGCATCTCGGTGATGCTGGCCTCCGCCCTCGACAACCAGCGCAAGGTCGTCGACCAGGTCAACGCCCTGCGCGGGACCACGGAGGACCTCATCCGCGGCAACGCCGAGATGCTCGCCACCCAGAGCGGGGAGATCCAGCGGATCGCCGCCGACCCGGCGGTCGGCGCGGAGACCCTGCGCTCGGCCTTCCAGCAGATCTATCGCACCCTGGACGCCATCGACACCTACAAGGTCCAGGCGACGGAGACCATGGCCGCGACGGTGGAGTCCCTCAGCACCGAACTCCAGCACGCGAGCGCCTATCTGGAGCGCAGCCGCTCCCAGGGTGCGCTGGAGGGCGGTTCCGCATGA
- a CDS encoding substrate-binding domain-containing protein gives MRRIAGIVLAVLLIGGVVTAVVAGREGQDTSTATKTVRGVIGSEKSDFFADPAVVKALAAKGYTVRTETSGSWAMEGLDLEGYDFAFPSSQAPADALAAKYHVQKPLPRPFYSPLVVVAHRNAAEVLAANGLAGLDRHRGTLHTARYLDAAAHDRTWQQLKGAQRHGELTGTLYIASTDPETSNSGALYLAAASYVAGGGRVAASKADIERTAPLMHKLISVQGAQQPSSDAAFRDFVSGVGNPLVLVYESQVAALLTDGQGLDDLTVLYPDTTVNSDHTVVPLTPAGRDLGDLLSTDPTLRRLAVRHGFRPQGDTAEFTAATASHTSYLNQKLTGVRQAPVPTSAVLHEMARRARGQGENT, from the coding sequence GCAGGCCGTGAAGGACAGGACACGAGCACGGCAACGAAGACCGTGCGTGGCGTGATCGGATCGGAGAAGTCGGACTTCTTCGCCGACCCCGCCGTGGTGAAGGCCCTCGCGGCCAAGGGCTACACCGTCAGGACCGAGACCTCCGGGTCCTGGGCCATGGAGGGGCTCGACCTCGAGGGGTACGACTTCGCCTTCCCCTCCAGCCAGGCCCCGGCCGACGCGCTCGCCGCCAAGTACCACGTGCAGAAGCCCCTGCCGCGGCCGTTCTACTCGCCGCTGGTCGTCGTGGCGCACCGCAACGCCGCCGAGGTGCTGGCCGCGAACGGGCTCGCCGGTCTGGACCGGCACCGCGGCACGCTGCACACGGCCCGCTACCTCGACGCCGCCGCGCACGACCGGACCTGGCAGCAGCTCAAGGGGGCCCAGCGGCACGGGGAACTGACCGGCACGCTCTACATCGCCAGCACCGACCCGGAGACCTCCAACTCCGGCGCCCTCTACCTCGCCGCGGCCTCGTATGTCGCGGGCGGCGGGCGGGTGGCGGCGAGCAAGGCCGACATCGAGCGCACCGCGCCCCTGATGCACAAGCTGATCAGCGTCCAGGGGGCGCAACAGCCCAGTTCGGACGCCGCGTTCCGGGACTTCGTCAGCGGTGTCGGCAATCCGCTCGTCCTCGTCTACGAGTCCCAGGTGGCGGCGCTGCTGACCGACGGCCAGGGCCTGGACGACCTCACCGTCCTCTACCCGGACACCACCGTCAACAGCGACCACACCGTCGTGCCCCTCACCCCGGCCGGCCGCGACCTCGGCGATCTGCTGAGCACCGACCCGACCTTGCGCCGGCTGGCCGTCCGGCACGGATTCCGGCCGCAGGGCGACACCGCCGAGTTCACGGCGGCGACCGCCTCCCACACCTCGTACCTCAACCAGAAGCTGACCGGTGTCCGGCAGGCGCCCGTGCCCACCTCCGCGGTGCTGCACGAGATGGCGCGCCGGGCCCGGGGCCAAGGGGAAAACACGTGA